CCAGCGGTATCTGGGCAACGCGGCAGGCGAGGTGGCTGAAACCCAAAAAAATCTGAGTTCCGGATCAAGAATCAATAGTGCAAGTGATGATGCTGCAGGCATGCAAATCGCCAATACCTTACATGTACAACTGCGAGGTTTGGATATGGCGCTGACCAATGCAAATAACGCCTACTCAGTGGCACAAACCGCTGAAGGGGCGTTGCAGGAAAGCAGTGCGATACTGCAGAGATTACGATCGCTCTCTTTGCAATCCGCTAACGGCTCGAATACTGACGATGATCGTCAGAGTATGCAGCAGGAAACGGTGATGCTAAAAGATGAACTGGATAGAATCGCTAGAACCACCACCTTTGCCGGTGCTGAATTGTTTAACGGCAAATTTGGTTCTAAAAGTTTTCATCTTGGTGCGAATGCAAACTCCATCTCACTGACATTAAATAATATGTGTACCCAGACACCTGAAATGGGCGGGCGTCACTATTTGGCAGATGTGAGTCTCTCCCCTGATTGGCAGGTCGCAAAAGATTCTCGGCAACTCAATTTTACTTATCAGGATGCGGGTGGTGAGGAGCAGAAGATACAGCTTTCCTTAAAACCTGGAGATAATCTTGAAGAAGTTGCGACTTATATCAACGCACGCCAAGATGTCGTGAACTCATCGGTAACCCAAGATGGCAGGTTGCAGTTTTATGTCTCAAATCGTGACGCGCCAGATGGAGTAAGGATAAGCGGCAGTTTTAACAGTGAGGTCGATATTGAGGAGCATCACGAGATTACGCTCGATGATCTTGATATTAGTACAGTGGGTAACGCTCAACTGGCCATTGCTGTGTTAGATAGTGCAATTAAATACGTTGATTCTCATCGGAGTGAAATTGGTGGTTTTCAGAACCGAGTATCGGGAACAATGGACAATTTGCATAATATTCATCGCAATGTCACTGCATCAAGAGGAAGGATAGAGGACGCCGACTTTGCTAGAGAGTCAACTGCTTTAGTTAAATCACAGTTCCGTCAGCAAGCTACTTCCGCTTTGTTGGCTCAAGCCAAACAATCGCCTAATGGTGCAATCAGCTTACTGGCATAAACAAAAAACGCTGCAATTTGCAGCGTTTTTTGGTGTTCGGTTCCAAGTAAAAATAATTACTTAGTCACGCGCAGAACTGGCGTTTCACCGACAACCACAGAACCAGAAAGTTTATTCAACTCTTTGATTTCATCCATGTTAGAGATAACAACAGGAGTTAGGGTTGACTTTGCTTTCTCTTCAAGGAGCGCTAGGTCGAACTCAATCACAGTGTCGCCTGCTTTTACAGTTTGACCTTCTTCTGCGATACGCTTGAAGCCTTCACCTTTCAGCTCAACGGTATCGATACCGAAGTGAACGAAAAGCTCAACACCATCGTCAGACTCGATTGAGAATGCGTGGTTCGTTTCGAAGATCTTACCGATAGTACCGTTTACAGGAGCAACCATCTTGTTGCCTGCTGGTTTGATAGCGATACCATCGCCTACGATTTTCTCAGCAAAAACAACATCTGGCACATCTTCAATGTTTACGATTTCACCAGACAAAGGTGCGATGATCTCGATTGCGCCAGCATCAGCGCTGTCATCAGATACAAGCTTCTTAAGTTTATCAAACAGACCCATTGCGTCATGCTCCTAAGGTTTAGTTTTATTCTGTCGAATTATAGTATACCAATCCGAGTTGTTAGACGACTTTTTTTAGTCGCCTAACGTACTCTATAAACTCGAATTTTGGCTGCAGATTACTTCGCGTGCACTGCGATGAATTTTTCTACACACGCTTCAATTTCTGCAGCGGTTGGCAAGGCAAGTGCTTCTTCAGCCATTGCTTTTACTGCTGCGAAATTTGCGTTGCGGATTACTTTCTTCACTTTTGGAATTGAGATACCGCTCATAGAGAACTCATCTAGCCCCATACCCAATAGTAGCAGAGTTGCGCGTTCATCACCCGCTAATTCGCCACACATACCCGTCCATTTGCCTTCAGCATGAGATGCATCAATAACTTGTTTGATAACAGTCAGTACTGCTGGTGAAAGTGGGTTGTAAAGATGAGAAATCATCTCATTACCACGGTCAACCGCGAGTGTATACTGGGTCAGATCGTTGGTACCGATTGAGAAGAATGACACTTCTTTGGCTAAGTGGTGTGCAATCGCTGCTGCTGCTGGTGTCTCAACCATGACACCGATTTCGATGTTTTCGTCAAAAGCCAAACCTTCAGCGCGCAGTTCTGCTTTGTACTCTTCGATCGCTTCTTTCAGCGCGCGAATTTCTTCAACAGAGATGATCATTGGGAACATGATACGCAGTTTACCGTGTGCTGATGCACGCAGAATACCACGTAGCTGGTCACGTAGAATTTCACGACGATCCAAGCTGATGCGTACTGCGCGCCAGCCAAGGAACGGGTTCATCTCTTTTGGTAGATCCATATATGGCAGATCTTTGTCGCCGCCGATATCCATAGTACGGATAATCACCGCTTGACCTTCCATTGCTTGCGCAACTTCTTTGTACGCTTGATACTGCTCTTCTTCAGTAGGCAGAGCGTCCCGGTCCATGAACAAAAACTCGGTACGATACAGACCAACACCTTCACCGCCGTTGCGGATGATGCCATCACAGTCTTTCACTGTACCGATATTGCCGCATACTTCTACACGATGGCCGTCTAGAGTTTCAGCATGTAGATCTTTCAGTTTCGCCAGCTCTTCTTTCTCTGCAAGAAACGCCGCTTTGACCGCTTTGGCTTCTTCAAGCTGAGTTTCTGAAGGGTTAACGATAATTTTGTTATTCATCGCGTCAAGAATCAGCATATCGCCATTTTTAACACGTTTGGTAATGTCGTTTGTTCCAACAATGGCTGGCAACTCAAGTGAGCGTGCCATGATTGAGGTATGCGAAGTACGACCGCCAATATCACACGCAAAGCCCAACACGTAGTTTAGGTTGATTTGCGCCGTTTCAGACGGTGTTAGGTCGTAAGCCACCAGAATAACTTCTTCATTGATGTCACTCAGTGACACAATGTTGATGCCTAGGGCGTTTTTAACGAAACGAGAACCGATATCGCGGATATCCGTGGCACGTTCTTTCAGGTACTCATCATCAAGAGACTCAAGCGCCATTGCCTGTTCTTCGATAACGGTGTGAATTGCGTTATCCGCCGTCATCTTGTCATTTTTGATGAACGCTAGGATCTCTTCTTCTAGCTCTTCATCTTCAAGAAGCATGATGTGACCTTCGAAGATCGCTTCCTTCTCTTCACCAAACGTTTCCAACGCTTTCTGCTTGATGGTTTCTAGCTGAGCAGAAGATTTAGAACGGGCATCGTAGAAACGCTTAACTTCAGCGTCTACTTGCTCTGCGGTGATAGTGTTAGTGTTTAGGACAATTTCATCTTCTTGAAGTAGTAGTGCTTTACCAATTGCAATACCAGGAGATGCCAGGATGCCTGAAATCATAGCCTTACCTTAAGTTGGTCAAACGTAAACGGGAATGTGTGACTAAATCGCTAACGAAAACTGTAGCCGACTAATCGGATTTTATCTTCAAACAAAGCCATTTAGTTGGCTAAATGGCTTTGTTGAGGAGAACAGGATTAGTGAAGTTGATCCATAAGAGCAACTAGGTGGTCAACTGCTTGTTTAGCCTGTGGGCCTTCAGCAGAAATTGTAACTACAGTGCCTTTCACAAGGCCAAGAGTTTGCAGTTTGAACAGACTTTTGGCGCTTGCGCTTTTGCCGTTAGAAGTCACAGTGATATCCGCATCGAAAGCTTTTGCTTCTTTTACGAACTGCGCAGCTGGACGAGTGTGAAGACCGTTTTCTGCTGTGATTTCTACTTGCTTCTCGTACATGTGATATACCCCAATTGATTGTATTTTTGTTGATAGTGACAAGTTTTAAGCTTAACTGCTTTATTCGATACCCGCTAGCGACGGGCAACGGTAAGCATGTTGAAGCTGACGCGAGTCAAAATTTTTTGCAACTCGTAACCTAAGAGGTTACATCGTTGTTATAAATTATTTTGAAGCTTAAAATAAAACATCCCGATATTACCAAAGGTGAGGCAGGGATCAACAAAAAAGCCCCTGAATGGGGCTTTTTTAAACGAAAAATTGATTTGGATTCGTATTACTGCTGGTTCTCTTTCTCGGTGAAAATCCCTGCAAAAAGTGCCGTGCTCAAATAGCGTTCACCTGAACTTGGTAGCACAGTTACGATGGTTTTTCCTTCAAATTCAGGTAGTTCAGCAAGGCGATTTGCCGCAACGACAGCTGCGCCTGACGAAATACCCGCCAAAATGCCTTCCTCTTCCATCAGACGACGAGCCATCTCAATCGCTTCGTCTGATGTAACGGTTTCGACGCGGTCAATCATCTCTAAATCTAGGTTGCCAGGAATGAAACCTGCGCCGATACCTTGAATTTTGTGTGGCGCTGGTTTGATTTCCTCACCCGCAAGCGCTTGGCTAATGACAGGAGATTCCGCTGGTTCAACGGCAACAGAGATGATGGCTTTGCCTTTCTCGCCTTTGATGTAACGGCTAGTACCCGTTAATGTACCACCAGTACCCACACCAGCAACGAATACATCGACTTGACCATCAGTGGCTTCCCAAATTTCAGGGCCTGTCGTTTTTTCGTGGATTTGTGGGTTAGCTGGGTTATTAAATTGTTGGAGTAGCAGATACTTTTCTGGGTTGCTTGCTACGATCTCTTCAGCTTTGGCAATTGCCCCTTTCATGCCTTTCGCTGCTTCAGTCAGTTCGAGGTTTGCTCCTAGCGCTTTGAGAAGTTTACGACGCTCAAGGCTCATTGATTCCGGCATGGTTAGAGTTAATTTGTAGCCACGAGCAGCGGCGACGAATGCCAACGCAACACCGGTATTTCCGCTGGTTGGCTCGACGAGCTCTACACCAGGTTTAAGCGTTCCTGCCTTCTCGGCTTCCCAAATCATATTTGCACCGATTCGGCATTTAACGCTGAAACTTGGGTTGCGCGATTCAATCTTGGCTAACACTTTGCCTTTACTGACTTTGTTCAAACGAACGAGAGGAGTATTGCCAATGGTCAGGGAGTTGTCTTCGTAGATCTTGCTCATGGTGATGTTCCTTCATTACACGTTTAGTGAATATGGCAAAAGAATATGCTGGTTATACACAACGGAAAAGGATTAAAAAGTTATATCTTATGAGGGCGGGCGCTGTTGGAACGAAATATTGCCAGACGAGACAAACTCACTCATCTGGCACAAGATCAACGCTTAAACTCATTCACCCACATGGCCGTTGCGCCGCATACAGCAATGGGCATGACGAAGAGGTTCAAAATCGGGATAGAAGTGAATATCGAAACCACCGCACCAAAGGTGTAGGCTTTGGCTTGATTTTGTTTCAAAGTGTTTCTCATGTCGTTGAAAGGCACCTTGTGATTATCAAACGGATAGTCACAATATTGAATGGCAAGCATCCAAGCCGTGAAGATAAACCACAGCACGGGGCCGAGCGTTTGCCCGAGTGCAGGGATCAGCAGCAGGATAAATAAACCAATCACTTTCGGCAGAACATAAAGAAGCTTACGCCATTCACGGGCGAGCACTCGAGGAACGTCTTTGAGCACCGCCGCTATACCCTCATCATTGACCTTTTGACCTGTGAGCGCCTCTTCCACCTTTTCGGCCAACAAGCCGTTAAATGGTGCGGCGATAAAATTCGCTAAGGTGCTAAAGAAATAGGAAAACGTTGCAATGATGGTAAGCGCTAACAAAGGCCACAGTAGGTAACTTAGCCAAGACAAAAACTCGGGCAGTTGACCAACCCAATTGTCAATCCAACCATTTAGGTGTGAGAAGAGATAGTAAAGTGCACCGCCGACCAGTAGCAGATTCGCTAGCAGCGGCAAAATAATGAAGCGTCGGATACGTGGAGCAAAGGCCAGCTCGAGGCCGTAGAAAAAGTAGCCAAACCCACTGCGTTGATTGTACTCAGTATTCATCTCGTTGTTCTGCAAAAGAAATAGAGCGTTTATTGTACTCATCTGGCGAGAGAAAAAAAGCGTGGAAGAAATCACACCAATTACGGAACTTATGACATTAATTTGTTCTAACTCTCTTGTTATCTTTGGTAAAGTAACACGATAATGATGTTTTAACTGACCCGCAGAGACCTTTCAACGTTTTGTCACTGGTGTGTCTTGGGGAATATGAGAGTAAAAAATGCAGGAATTGCGATTCGTACTCATTGTTGTCGGTGCTCTGGCAATTGCAGCGTTGCTGTTTCACGGATTATGGACAAGCAAAAAAGAGGGAAAAGCCAAGTTCGGTGATAAGCCACTGAGTAAACTGGATTTGAGTGAAAACGAAACGCAGGAAAATACACTTAGCGTCGCGCCTGAAGATGATTTTGAAATCATTCGTAAAGAGCGTAAAGAGCCTGCGTTTGAAGAAAGCATGCCTTTCTCACCAGATCCTTTAATTGGTGACCCATTGATCGATGATCTAGATAACCAAGATAGAAAGTTCGCCGAGCCTGCACAAACTGTACTAAATGATGAGGTAGAGGTTACGCCAAGTTTTTCTGCATCAGAGGTCAACGAATCTCATGGCGAAGAACCGATTGTTCCCTCCGAACAAGCTGAGCCAAAACAGAGTGCAGCTCAGGCAGACCCTGAACCTGAGATGGAAGTGATCGTTTTAAATGTTCACTGCGCAGGGGAGGCTCCTTTTGTTGGTACCCGATTGTTTGACAGCATGCAGCAAAATGGCCTGATTTACGGCGAGATGGACATTTTCCATCGCCATGCGGATTTGTCTGGGAATGGCAAGGTACTCTTTAGTGTTGCCAATATGATGCATCCTGGCACATTAAAACACGATGATCCGGCGACGTTTACCACTAAAGGCATCTCCTTTTTCATGACGCTGCCTTGCTATGGCGATGCGGAGCAGAATTTCAAGTTAATGCTTAAAACTGCCCAGCAGATTGCTGATGACTTGGGAGGGAATGTGCTTGACGACCATCGTAATCTCATGACTCCCGACAGATTGGCCGCATACAGACGCCAAATTGTTGAGTTTAAGAGCACAAAGTCTTAAGCTTCCTGGTTAACCGTCAGGGCTCCCAAGGGAGCCCTTTTTTATAGTGCTTAAGGACTGGAAGATGTCTGAATCGATATTGAATAGACTAGAAGAACTCAAACAACAGCTCCATTACCATGCATTTCGCTATTATGTCGAAGATAATCCGGAAATTCCCGACGCAGAATATGACCGAATGATGCGCGAGTTGATTGACATTGAAACTGCTCATCCCGATTTAGTGACCCTAGATTCACCAAGCCGCCGAGTCGGTGGTATGCCGCTTGAGAGCTTTGCTCAAGTTACGCATGAAATCCCCATGTTGTCTCTAGACAACGCGTTTAGTGATGAAGAGTTGGCCGCTTTCCACAAACGCGCGCAGGACAGATTAGCGGGTTCGTCAATTGAAGTGTTTTGCTGCGAGCCGAAACTGGACGGTTTAGCGGTGAGTCTGCTCTATGAAAATGGCATCTTAGTTCAGGCTGCGACTCGCGGGGACGGAACAACAGGGGAGAACATCACTGAAAATGTTCGTACCATCTCATCAGTGCCATTAAAACTGAATGGTCAAGGCTGGCCGGTTCGCCTTGAAGTTCGCGGTGAGGTGTTTATGCCGAAAGCCGGTTTTGAGCAGCTCAACGAAAAAGCGCGTAAAAAAGGCGAGAAGGTGTTCGTTAACCCGCGCAATGCAGCAGCGGGCAGTTTGCGTCAACTGGATTCACGTATCACCGCATCACGTCCGTTGGCATTTTATGCCTACAGTGTTGGTTTAGTTGAGGGGACGGAACTCTCTTCTAGTCATTACCAGCGCTTTTTGCAACTTAAAGAGTGGGGGCTGCCAATGTGTCCTCAGACGCAAAAGGTGTCAGGGCTTGATGAAGTGCGCGCTTATTATGCTGATATTCTTGCTCGTCGCGACGCACTGCCTTACGAGATAGACGGTGTGGTGATCAAAATCGACGATATCGCCGTTCAAGAACAACTTGGGTTTGTGGCGCGTGCACCACGTTGGGCGATTGCCTACAAGTTTCCCGCGCAAGAAGAGATCACTCTCTTAAATGATGTGGAGTTTCAGGTTGGTCGTACAGGCGCTATTACACCCGTTGCAAAGCTAGAGCCTATTTTTGTCGGCGGCGTTACGGTGAGTAACGCCACCTTGCACAATGCCGATGAGATAGCCCGCCTTGGTGTGATGATTGGTGATAGTGTGGTGATTCGCCGTGCTGGGGACGTGATCCCGCAGGTTGTTTCTGTCGTTCGTGATCGCCGCACGGGCAGAGAACAGCCCATTGAGTTTCCCAAAGACTGCCCTGTTTGCCACTCTCATGTAGAGAGAGTGGAAGGGGAGGCTGTGGCCCGATGTACGGGAGGGTTAGTCTGTCAGGCACAGCGCAAAGAAGCGCTGAAACATTTTGTCTCCCGTAAGGCTCTGGATGTGGATGGGTTAGGCGAAAAAGTGATTGAACAACTGGTCGACCGAGAAATGGTTGAGACGCCAGCGGATCTCTTTCGATTGTCGGCTGGAGTACTGACGGTGTTGGATCGTATGGGGCCTAAATCGGCACAAAATGTGGTAAACGCTCTAAATAAAGCGAAACACACCACATTACCACGCTTTCTCTACTCACTCGGTATCAGAGAAGTC
This Vibrio navarrensis DNA region includes the following protein-coding sequences:
- a CDS encoding flagellin, with the translated sequence MVSINTNVSAMVAQRYLGNAAGEVAETQKNLSSGSRINSASDDAAGMQIANTLHVQLRGLDMALTNANNAYSVAQTAEGALQESSAILQRLRSLSLQSANGSNTDDDRQSMQQETVMLKDELDRIARTTTFAGAELFNGKFGSKSFHLGANANSISLTLNNMCTQTPEMGGRHYLADVSLSPDWQVAKDSRQLNFTYQDAGGEEQKIQLSLKPGDNLEEVATYINARQDVVNSSVTQDGRLQFYVSNRDAPDGVRISGSFNSEVDIEEHHEITLDDLDISTVGNAQLAIAVLDSAIKYVDSHRSEIGGFQNRVSGTMDNLHNIHRNVTASRGRIEDADFARESTALVKSQFRQQATSALLAQAKQSPNGAISLLA
- the crr gene encoding PTS glucose transporter subunit IIA; this encodes MGLFDKLKKLVSDDSADAGAIEIIAPLSGEIVNIEDVPDVVFAEKIVGDGIAIKPAGNKMVAPVNGTIGKIFETNHAFSIESDDGVELFVHFGIDTVELKGEGFKRIAEEGQTVKAGDTVIEFDLALLEEKAKSTLTPVVISNMDEIKELNKLSGSVVVGETPVLRVTK
- the ptsI gene encoding phosphoenolpyruvate-protein phosphotransferase PtsI, translated to MISGILASPGIAIGKALLLQEDEIVLNTNTITAEQVDAEVKRFYDARSKSSAQLETIKQKALETFGEEKEAIFEGHIMLLEDEELEEEILAFIKNDKMTADNAIHTVIEEQAMALESLDDEYLKERATDIRDIGSRFVKNALGINIVSLSDINEEVILVAYDLTPSETAQINLNYVLGFACDIGGRTSHTSIMARSLELPAIVGTNDITKRVKNGDMLILDAMNNKIIVNPSETQLEEAKAVKAAFLAEKEELAKLKDLHAETLDGHRVEVCGNIGTVKDCDGIIRNGGEGVGLYRTEFLFMDRDALPTEEEQYQAYKEVAQAMEGQAVIIRTMDIGGDKDLPYMDLPKEMNPFLGWRAVRISLDRREILRDQLRGILRASAHGKLRIMFPMIISVEEIRALKEAIEEYKAELRAEGLAFDENIEIGVMVETPAAAAIAHHLAKEVSFFSIGTNDLTQYTLAVDRGNEMISHLYNPLSPAVLTVIKQVIDASHAEGKWTGMCGELAGDERATLLLLGMGLDEFSMSGISIPKVKKVIRNANFAAVKAMAEEALALPTAAEIEACVEKFIAVHAK
- a CDS encoding HPr family phosphocarrier protein, translating into MYEKQVEITAENGLHTRPAAQFVKEAKAFDADITVTSNGKSASAKSLFKLQTLGLVKGTVVTISAEGPQAKQAVDHLVALMDQLH
- the cysK gene encoding cysteine synthase A, encoding MSKIYEDNSLTIGNTPLVRLNKVSKGKVLAKIESRNPSFSVKCRIGANMIWEAEKAGTLKPGVELVEPTSGNTGVALAFVAAARGYKLTLTMPESMSLERRKLLKALGANLELTEAAKGMKGAIAKAEEIVASNPEKYLLLQQFNNPANPQIHEKTTGPEIWEATDGQVDVFVAGVGTGGTLTGTSRYIKGEKGKAIISVAVEPAESPVISQALAGEEIKPAPHKIQGIGAGFIPGNLDLEMIDRVETVTSDEAIEMARRLMEEEGILAGISSGAAVVAANRLAELPEFEGKTIVTVLPSSGERYLSTALFAGIFTEKENQQ
- the cysZ gene encoding sulfate transporter CysZ → MNTEYNQRSGFGYFFYGLELAFAPRIRRFIILPLLANLLLVGGALYYLFSHLNGWIDNWVGQLPEFLSWLSYLLWPLLALTIIATFSYFFSTLANFIAAPFNGLLAEKVEEALTGQKVNDEGIAAVLKDVPRVLAREWRKLLYVLPKVIGLFILLLIPALGQTLGPVLWFIFTAWMLAIQYCDYPFDNHKVPFNDMRNTLKQNQAKAYTFGAVVSIFTSIPILNLFVMPIAVCGATAMWVNEFKR
- the zipA gene encoding cell division protein ZipA, giving the protein MQELRFVLIVVGALAIAALLFHGLWTSKKEGKAKFGDKPLSKLDLSENETQENTLSVAPEDDFEIIRKERKEPAFEESMPFSPDPLIGDPLIDDLDNQDRKFAEPAQTVLNDEVEVTPSFSASEVNESHGEEPIVPSEQAEPKQSAAQADPEPEMEVIVLNVHCAGEAPFVGTRLFDSMQQNGLIYGEMDIFHRHADLSGNGKVLFSVANMMHPGTLKHDDPATFTTKGISFFMTLPCYGDAEQNFKLMLKTAQQIADDLGGNVLDDHRNLMTPDRLAAYRRQIVEFKSTKS
- the ligA gene encoding NAD-dependent DNA ligase LigA, encoding MSESILNRLEELKQQLHYHAFRYYVEDNPEIPDAEYDRMMRELIDIETAHPDLVTLDSPSRRVGGMPLESFAQVTHEIPMLSLDNAFSDEELAAFHKRAQDRLAGSSIEVFCCEPKLDGLAVSLLYENGILVQAATRGDGTTGENITENVRTISSVPLKLNGQGWPVRLEVRGEVFMPKAGFEQLNEKARKKGEKVFVNPRNAAAGSLRQLDSRITASRPLAFYAYSVGLVEGTELSSSHYQRFLQLKEWGLPMCPQTQKVSGLDEVRAYYADILARRDALPYEIDGVVIKIDDIAVQEQLGFVARAPRWAIAYKFPAQEEITLLNDVEFQVGRTGAITPVAKLEPIFVGGVTVSNATLHNADEIARLGVMIGDSVVIRRAGDVIPQVVSVVRDRRTGREQPIEFPKDCPVCHSHVERVEGEAVARCTGGLVCQAQRKEALKHFVSRKALDVDGLGEKVIEQLVDREMVETPADLFRLSAGVLTVLDRMGPKSAQNVVNALNKAKHTTLPRFLYSLGIREVGEATAANLARHFKTLDKLQVATHDELVEVQDIGDVVASHITAFFSEEKNQAVVQDLLAQGVHWPDIVEPNVQTQQPLAGKIVVLTGTLTQLNRDEAKAALESLGAKVTGSVSKKTDILFAGEAAGSKLVKAQELGVEIRSEQDLLALL